From the genome of Streptomyces sp. SID8374:
CCGCACGCTCCTCATGGACGGCCGGGCCGTGCTCGGGCGGGCGGTGGCCGAGGACGGCGACGGGCGGCGCAGGCTCTGGCTCAAGGCCACCCTGCTCCACCCGGCCGCCGCGAACGCCGAACTGCTGCCGCTCCTCGACCTGGTGACGGAGGCGGCGGAGCGGGCGGCGGCCGAAGGCGGCGGCACCGGAGATACCGACGCCCCGGCGGCGGAAAGGCTGTCGCCATGACGTTGCCGACGCGCACGAATCCTGTTGGAGGAACCCGATGACGCCCGCACCGCGAACCCCGCCCCTCGATCTGCTGGGGGTGGGCGCAGGGCCCTTCAACCTCTCGCTCGCCGCACTCGCCGACGGCGTACCCGGCCTGCGCACCGCCTTCCACGAACAGCGCACCGCCTTCCACTGGCACCCCGGGCTGCTCATCGAGGGGGCGACGCTCCAAGTCCCCTTCCTGGCCGACCTGGTGAGCCTGGTGGAGCCGACCAGCCCTTGGTGCTACCTCAATTACCTCAAGACGCGGCGCAGGCTCTTCCCGTTCTACTTCGCCGAGCGCTTCCACATCCACCGCTCCGAGTTCGACAACTACCTGCGCTGGGTGTCCACCGAACTGCCCTCCACCCACTTCGGCCACCGTGTCGACGCGATCGCCTGGGACGCGGAGGAGAGCGCGTTCGCCGTCGACTTCACCCGGCTCGGCCCGGACGGCGAGAGTCTCGGGAGCGGGCTCACCCACACCCGTAACCTTGCTCTCGGCGTCGGCACCGCGCCCCACATCCCCGAGCCGCTACGGGCCCTCGCGGCCGACCCCGTACCCCTCGTCCTGCACTCCGCCGACTACCTCGCCCAGCGGGACCGGCTCCTCGCCGCCCGGCACGTCACCGTCGTCGGCTCGGGGCAGTCGGGCGCCGAAGTCCTCCTGGATCTGCTGCGGTTGCGGCCCGAAGGCGCGGAGGGGCTCACCTGGCTCGCCCGTACCCCGGCCTTCGCACCCATGGAGTACAGCAAGATCGGGCTGGAGCAGTTCACCCCGGACTACACGCGCTACTTCCACGGCCTGCCGCAGGCCACCCGGGACCGGCTGCTGCCCAGCCAGTGGCAGCTCTACAAGGGGGTCAGTGGAGACACCCTCGGGGACATCCACGACGAGCTGTACCGTCGCAGCCTCGGCGGCGACTGGCCCGACGTCACCCTGACCCCCGGCATCGAGGTCACCGGCGCCACTGTGACGGACGGCGGCCGCATCGAACTGACCGTGGAGCACGGCCAGCAGGAGGCCAGAGGCAGGCTGACCACGGACGCGGTGGTCCTCGCCACCGGGTACCGGGAGCGCCCCGTCGACACGCTGCTCGCCGCTCTGGACCCGTACATCGTCCGCGACGACGCCGGGCGGCCCCAGGTCGACGAGGCCCAACGGCTCGTCCTCGCCCCGGAGATCGAGGGTGCCGTCTTCGTGCAGAACGCGGAGCGGCACACGCACGGGGTCGGCGCCCCGGACCTGGGCCTGGCCGCGTGGCGTTCGGCCGTCATCATCAACGCGCTGACGGGCAAGGAGACTTACCCGCTGCCGGACCGGACGGCTTTCACCACGTTCGGACTTGGCGCGGAGGACCGTGGTGGGGTGCCGGGGCGGATAGCCGAAGAGCGGCGGTGATACGGCGCTGGGCCGCGCGGTGGGGTGCACCGTGCGGCCCAGGGCGGGTGTTGGTGAGGGTGTGTGTCAGCCCTTGCGGGTGTTGATCTCTTCGGTGAGCTGGGGGACGACGGTGAAGAGGTCGCCGACGACGCCGTAGTCGACGAGGTCGAAGATCGGGGCCTCGGCGTCCTTGTTGATCGCGACGATGGTCTTGGAGGTCTGCATCCCGGCCCGGTGCTGGATCGCCCCGGAGATACCGGAGGCGATGTAGAGCTGGGGGGAGACGGACTTGCCGGTCTGGCCGACCTGGGATGTGTGCGGGTACCAGCCCGCGTCCACCGCAGCACGCGAGGCACCCACCGCAGCACCCAGGGAGTCGGCCAGCGCCTCGATGAGGGGGAAGTTCTCCGCCCCGTTGACCCCACGGCCACCCGAGACCACGATCGCGGCCTCGGTCAGCTCCGGACGCCCCGTCGACTCACGCGGGGTCCGCGCGGTCACCTTCGTACCCGTGGCACCCGCACTGAACGACACCGACAGCGCCTCGACCGCACCCGCGGCCGCAACGGGCTCGACGGGGGCGGAGTTGGGCTTGACGGTGATGACGGGGACGCCCTTGGAGACACGGGACTTGGTGGTGTACGAGGCGGCGAACGCGGCCTGCGTGGCGACCGGGCCCTGGTCGCCGGCCTCCAGGTCGGTGGCGTCGGTGATGATGCCCGACCCGATGCGCAGCGCGAGGCGGGCGGCGATCTCCTTGCCCTCGGCCGAGGACACCACCAGCACCGCCACCGGGGACACCGCGTCGAACGCCGCCTGCAAAGCGTCCACCTTCGGCACCACGAGGTAGTCGGCGAACTCCGGGGCGTCGGCGGTCAGGACCTTCACCGCACCGTGCTCACCCAGCACGGACGCGGCGGCCTCCGCACCAGCCCCCAGGGCGAGGGCGACCGGGTCACCGATACGGCGGGCCAGCGTCAGCAGCTCCAGGGTGGGCTTGCGGACCGCACCGTCCACGTGATCGACCAGAACAAGAACTTCAGCCATGACAACGCACTCCAGACGAGAAGAGGAAGAGAAGAGAAGGGGTGGGCCGAGCGTGCGGGCCTAGATGAACTTCTGGCCCGCGAGGAACTCGGCGAGCTGCTTGCCGCCCTCGCCCTCGTCCTTCACGATCGTGCCCGCCGTACGCGCCGGCCGCTCGGTCGCCGAGTCCACGGCCGTCCACGCACCCGCCAGGCCGACCTCGTCCGCCTCCAGACCCAGATCATCCAGATCCAGCGACTGAACCGGCTTCTTCTTCGCCGCCATGATCCCCTTGAACGAGGGGTAACGCGCCTCACCGGACTGGTCGGTCACCGACACCACCGCCGGCAGCGACGCCTCAAGCCGCTCCGAGGCCGTGTCACCGTCACGGCGCCCGGTCACCACACCGCCGTTCACCGCGACCTCGGACAGGAGGGTGACCTGGGGGACGCCCAGACGCTCGGCCAGCAGGGCCGGCAGGACACCCATGACACCGTCGGTGGAGGCCATCCCGCAGATCACCAGGTCGTAACCGGTCTTCTCGACCGCCTTCGCCAGCACCAGCGAGGTCCCGATCACATCGGTGCCGTGCAGATCGTCGTCCTCGACGTGAACAGCCTTGTCCGCACCCATCGACAACGCCTTGCGCAACGCGTCCTTGGCATCCTCGGGACCCACCGTCACCACGGTGATCTCCGCATCGTCCGCCGCATCCGCGATCTGCAACGCCTGCTCGACCGCGTACTCGTCCAGCTCCGACAGCAGACCGTCGACATCCTCACGGTCCAGCGTCAGGTCATCGGCGAAATGCCGGTCACCGGTCGCGTCGGGCACGTACTTCACACAGACAACGATCCTCAAGCTCACGCCGGCTCTCCTGCCTACCTGGGTGTGGTCCCCTGCCGATCGGGCCCGGTCCCACCTGGGTGTGGTTTTCTAAGGGTGACCTTATGGTACTCAGTACCCTCTGTAAAGGTACCCAGTGCCAAAACCCCCCTTCCGGTGCTACGTTTCGCCGCATGAGCGAGGCACGTGGACCCGAGAAGAAGGCACCCATGCGGGAGGTGCTCGCCCAGGCGGCCTTCCAGCTCTTCCTGGAACGGGGCTTCGAGCGGACGACGGTGGACGACATCGTGGCGCGGGCCGGAGTGGGGCGGCGTTCCTTTTTCCGGTACTTCCCCTCCAAGGAGGACGTGGTCTTCCCGGACCATGAGCGGTGTCTCGCGGAGATGACGGAGTTCCTCGCCGCCGTGGACGACGGTGATCCGGTGGGGGCGGTCTGCGACGCGGCGCGGATCGTGCTGCGGATGTACGCGGCCGACCCCGAGTTCTCCGTGCAGCGCTACCGGCTCACCCGGGAGGTGCCCGGATTGCGGACGTACGAACTCTCCGTGGTGCGCCGCTACGAACAGACGCTCGCCGGTCATCTCCGGGCCCGCTTCGGGTCGGACGGGGACGGGGAGCTGCGGGCCGAGGTGATCGCCGCCTCCGTGGTCGCCGCGCACAACAACGGGCTGCGGCTGTGGCTGCGTTCGGGTGGTGCGGGGGATCCCGAGGCGGCCGTGGACCACGCCCTCGATCTGGTGCGGGACGTGTGGGAGCGGCCCGCCGGGCCTTCGCCCGCGCTGGAGAAACGGACGGAGGGGCAGGCGGAGAAACGGGCGGAGGAACAGCTGGCGGAACAGGGGGCGGCCGGCGGCGTCACCACCGGCTCCGGCGACAACGAGGTCATCGTCATGGTGGCCGCCAAAGGGACCCCCATGTGGCGCGTCGTGCAGCAGATCGAGGCGGCCGTCGGCGAGAGCTGAGCGGTACCGGCGGCGGGACCGGGCCGCGGTTACGGCAAGAGCTCGGTAATAATCGGCACTCAGTGCCTTTACTCTCCGGCACTCAGTGCCATATGGTGCGGACGCGCCGTCAGCCAGGTGCGGCGCGTCCGAGTCGAGCGCAGGGGGTCGATCCGTGTCTCAGGCAGGAATGGGCACCGTCCAGAAGGCGCACGAGGAGTGCGGCCTCTCCTACAACCGCTGCCGTTGGTGCGGCACCGCCTCCTTCCGGCGGCTGCTGTGCCCGGTGTGCGCGTCCAGCGAACTGGAGCCGGAACGTACCACCGGCCACGGCGTGGTCGTACGGACCGCCGTGGTCCACCGCTACACCGAGGCGGCGCGCAACGAATCCCTGGTCCGCTTCCCCGAGGGCTTCGTCTTCCGCTGCCAGGTCGTCGGTGCCGCACCGCAGATGGTGACGGTCGGCGCCCGCGTGAAGCCCCTCGCGGGGGAGGAGCCGGACTCGGGTGCCGTGGTCCTGGAGCTCTGCGAGCCGCCGGCGCAGCGGGACTGGTGACGCCCGCACATGTCGGCTGTACGACGGGACCACGGGCCGGGGCGCGGGCGTCACGCGTGCGTCCCGGTCAGCCGATCCGCTTGAGCAGCTCC
Proteins encoded in this window:
- a CDS encoding zinc ribbon domain-containing protein — translated: MGTVQKAHEECGLSYNRCRWCGTASFRRLLCPVCASSELEPERTTGHGVVVRTAVVHRYTEAARNESLVRFPEGFVFRCQVVGAAPQMVTVGARVKPLAGEEPDSGAVVLELCEPPAQRDW
- a CDS encoding electron transfer flavoprotein subunit alpha/FixB family protein, whose amino-acid sequence is MAEVLVLVDHVDGAVRKPTLELLTLARRIGDPVALALGAGAEAAASVLGEHGAVKVLTADAPEFADYLVVPKVDALQAAFDAVSPVAVLVVSSAEGKEIAARLALRIGSGIITDATDLEAGDQGPVATQAAFAASYTTKSRVSKGVPVITVKPNSAPVEPVAAAGAVEALSVSFSAGATGTKVTARTPRESTGRPELTEAAIVVSGGRGVNGAENFPLIEALADSLGAAVGASRAAVDAGWYPHTSQVGQTGKSVSPQLYIASGISGAIQHRAGMQTSKTIVAINKDAEAPIFDLVDYGVVGDLFTVVPQLTEEINTRKG
- a CDS encoding TetR family transcriptional regulator, with the translated sequence MREVLAQAAFQLFLERGFERTTVDDIVARAGVGRRSFFRYFPSKEDVVFPDHERCLAEMTEFLAAVDDGDPVGAVCDAARIVLRMYAADPEFSVQRYRLTREVPGLRTYELSVVRRYEQTLAGHLRARFGSDGDGELRAEVIAASVVAAHNNGLRLWLRSGGAGDPEAAVDHALDLVRDVWERPAGPSPALEKRTEGQAEKRAEEQLAEQGAAGGVTTGSGDNEVIVMVAAKGTPMWRVVQQIEAAVGES
- a CDS encoding electron transfer flavoprotein subunit beta/FixA family protein, translated to MSLRIVVCVKYVPDATGDRHFADDLTLDREDVDGLLSELDEYAVEQALQIADAADDAEITVVTVGPEDAKDALRKALSMGADKAVHVEDDDLHGTDVIGTSLVLAKAVEKTGYDLVICGMASTDGVMGVLPALLAERLGVPQVTLLSEVAVNGGVVTGRRDGDTASERLEASLPAVVSVTDQSGEARYPSFKGIMAAKKKPVQSLDLDDLGLEADEVGLAGAWTAVDSATERPARTAGTIVKDEGEGGKQLAEFLAGQKFI
- a CDS encoding SidA/IucD/PvdA family monooxygenase; amino-acid sequence: MTPAPRTPPLDLLGVGAGPFNLSLAALADGVPGLRTAFHEQRTAFHWHPGLLIEGATLQVPFLADLVSLVEPTSPWCYLNYLKTRRRLFPFYFAERFHIHRSEFDNYLRWVSTELPSTHFGHRVDAIAWDAEESAFAVDFTRLGPDGESLGSGLTHTRNLALGVGTAPHIPEPLRALAADPVPLVLHSADYLAQRDRLLAARHVTVVGSGQSGAEVLLDLLRLRPEGAEGLTWLARTPAFAPMEYSKIGLEQFTPDYTRYFHGLPQATRDRLLPSQWQLYKGVSGDTLGDIHDELYRRSLGGDWPDVTLTPGIEVTGATVTDGGRIELTVEHGQQEARGRLTTDAVVLATGYRERPVDTLLAALDPYIVRDDAGRPQVDEAQRLVLAPEIEGAVFVQNAERHTHGVGAPDLGLAAWRSAVIINALTGKETYPLPDRTAFTTFGLGAEDRGGVPGRIAEERR